Proteins co-encoded in one Arachis hypogaea cultivar Tifrunner chromosome 13, arahy.Tifrunner.gnm2.J5K5, whole genome shotgun sequence genomic window:
- the LOC112735943 gene encoding large ribosomal subunit protein bL34c-like: protein MASLPLSPWISRVPVASPSASLVFHAASWPASLSLARSSPRPPLLHCSFLSSSSTSLSFPSSLLSGLSLRLELTSDVRARREKGRGLVVRAGKAALCQTKRNRSRKSLARTHGFCRRMRTSGRAILKRRRAKGRKVLCTKSHPNSGK, encoded by the exons ATGGCATCGTTACCACTGAGTCCTTGGATAAGCAGAGTCCCAGTCGCTTCCCCTTCGGCATCTCTCGTCTTCCACGCTGCTTCATGGCCAGCATCACTCTCTCTCGCTCGCTCCTCCCCTCGCCCTCCCCTCCTCCACTGCTCCTTCCTCTCCTCCTCTTCTACCTCCCTTTCCTTCCCTTCCTCTCTCCTCTCAG GTTTGTCGCTGAGATTGGAGTTGACATCTGATGTTCGGGCTAGAAGAGAAAAGGGCCGTGGCCTGGTTGTGAGGGCAGGCAAGGCTGCTCTTTGCCAGACTAAGAGAAACAGATCGCGGAAATCATTGGCTCGGACCCATGGTTTCTGCAGACGAATGAGAACAAGTGGGAGAGCAATTTTGAAGCGTCGACGCGCTAAGGGACGGAAAGTTCTTTGCACCAAGTCCCACCCAAATAGTGGCAAATAG